CCACAAACAATTGTCATTCCAGGTAATGTATATCCTAATTCTGGTCCAATAACATGAACTATTCCATTATTTTTATGACCTAATTGATATAATTTTATTTTAAATTTTTTACAATTAACTGTTAATAAATTTATTTGTTTTTTAGATAAAGGGTCTGAAATAGGTAAATGTTGATTTATTGTAGGTACATTATGATCCACAGTTGCTATAATTTTTTTAGGTCTAAAAATAGAAATATTTCTTTTTTTTAATTCTAAAAAAGCTTGAGGACTAGTTACTTCATGTATATAATGCCTATCAATATAAATAACATCTATTTTATTATCTAATTTTTTAACTATATGAGTTTCCCAAATTTTATCAAATAATGATTTTGACATTTTTACACAACATTTATTCTTCTATTATTCGTCGTATTATTATTAGTTTTATGCAAAAAATTATTATTTATATTAGCTTTTTTTAATATTATTTTTAATTCTATATCAGTAATTTCTTTTTTTCTATCTGCATATTCTAAAAATATAGAATAAACCAAATCTAAAGAATTTTTATTTAAAAAATAACCCAATTTTTTATAACGATAAGATAAGGCAGATCTTCCACTTCTAGCCGTTAGAATAATTGAAGATTTATTTATACCAACATCTTCTGGATTAATACTTTCATAAGTTTCTCTTTTTTTAAGAACTCCATCTTGATGAATCCCTGATGAATGAGAAAATGCATTAATTCCTACAATAGCTTTATTAGCTTGAACGTTCATCCCTGTACATTTAGACACTAAATAACTTGTAGAAGAAATTAATTTTGTATTAATTTTCGTAAATAAATTTAAATGAGAATTCTGTTTAATAATCATAACTATTTCTTCCAAAGAAGTATTTCCAGCTCTTTCTCCAATTCCATTTATAGTACATTCCACTTGTTGTGCTCCATTTATAATTCCAGATAAAGAATTAGCTGTAGCTAATCCTAAATCATTGTGACAATGAGTTGATAATATAATTTTATGAATTCCTTTAACGTTTTCTTTTAAAAATCGTATTTTTTCTCCATATTCTTTTGGAAGACAATAACCTGTAGTATCAGGTATATTAATAACTGTAGCTCCATATTTAATGACATTTTCACAAATTTTTGCTAAAAACTCATTTTCTGTACGTCCTGCATCCTCTGCATAAAATTCAACATCTTCTACAAACTTTTTTGCATATTTTACTGCATGAATAGCTCTTTCTATAATTTTATGCGGAGTACTATTAAATTTATAAAGTATATGATAATTAGATGTTCCTATCCCTGTATGAATTCTTGGTCTATTAGCATATTGTAATGCTTGAGCTGCTATTTCTATATCTTTTTCTACTGCTCTTGATAATGCACAAACTATAGTAGTTTTTGAAACTGATTTACAAATTTCTTGAACAGATTTATAATCTCCTGGACTAGAAGTAGGAAATCCTGCTTCAATAATATCAACACCCAAATCTTCTAATTTTTTAGATATTATTATTTTTTCTTTTGTATTTAATTTGCAACCTGGAACTTGTTCTCCATCCCGTAAAGTTGTATCAAAAATTTGTATTTTTTTATTTTCCATATCATTGGATTATTTGATAATATCAAAACTATTTTTTCCAAAAAGAAAATAGAAATAAATTATTATAATACTTACAATATCTAATTGTAAAAATTATTTGATATTTTTCTAGTAATCAAATTAAATATTATTATATAATTACAATGTCTAAATATAATAAATTGGATCATCTTCTTTTATTAATTCAAACTTTATCAAAATCAGAAAAAAGAAATTTTAAACTTTATGTTAATCGTATAAAAAAAAATACTTTTTCTAAGTTTATAAAACTTTTTGAAATAATGAAAAAAATGAATTTTTATGATGAAAAAAAAATATTAAAAAATACACATATAAGTAAAATGCAATTATCTAATGTAAAAGCTCATTTATATAAACAAATTTTGATTAGTCTTAAATTACAATATACTGAAGAAAATTATGACATACAAATACGTGAATATTTAGATTTTTCTAAAATTTTATATAATAAAGGATTATATATACAAAGCTTAAAATTATTAAAAAAAGCAAAAATTATTGCTAGATATTATGAGTCTAATACTATTCTTTTAGAATTAGTAGAATTTGAGAAAATGATAGAATCTCAACATATAACTAGAAGTCTTTATTCTAGATCCGGAGAATTATCATCAGAATCTAAAGAATTAATTGAAAAAATACAATGTAATAATGCTTTATCCAATCTTTCTCTAGAATTATATGGTTTATATTTAAAAGTAGGATATGTAAGAAATAAAAAAGATAAAGTATTTATAGAGACATATTTTCGTACAAATTTACCAAAATTTGATATTGATAAACTTAGTTTTTATGAAAAGTTATTTTTATATCAAGCTCAAGTATGGTATCATTATATACGACAAGATTTTATTATGTGTTATAGATCATCTCATAAATGGGTAGAATTATTTAAAAATCATACAAAAGAAAAAAAAATTTCTCCTGTCAGTTATTTAAAAGGATATCATTATTTATTAGAAACTTTATTTTATTTAAATCATTATTCTAAATTCATTGATGTATTAAAAAAATTTGAACAAGAAGTTCAAAATGGAGAAATACTTATGAATGGAAATACAAAAATATTGATTTTTATGTATATATATACTAATCGTATTAATAAACATTATATGGAAGGAACTTTTTCAGAAGGAATTAAAAAAGTTATTCCATCATTATTTACAAATTTTAAAAAGATATTTAATCGTTTAGATTCTCATTATATTATGATTCTTTATTATAAAATTGCTTGTTTATATTTTGGAAGTGGAGATAATAAAAATACCATTTTATATTTGTCCAAAATAATGGAAAATAAGAAAAAAAATTTACGACAAGATTTACAATGTTTCGCAAGATTATTATATTTAATTGCTTGTTATGAAAGTGGATTAGATGAAAATATGGATCAAAAAATTCAATCTACATATAAATTTTTTATCCAAATGGATGATTGGTATATTGTACAAAAAGAAATCATTTATTTTTTTAAAAATCTGGGAAATGTATATCCACATCAAATAAAAAGTCAGTTTAAAAAATTAAGAGATAAATTAATTAAATATTATAATCATCCTTATGAAAAAAGAACTTTTTTATATTTAGATATTATTTCTTGGTTAAATTCTAAAATAGAAAATAAATCAGTTGAAGTCATTATAAATGAAAAATTTATAAAAACTAATTATCAAAAATAAAAATATAATTATTTCAATAGAAAAAAAATTCTAAAAAAAAGAACCATAAAATATGAAAAAATAAAATTTAAAAAAATTCTTAATAAAAAAAAATTATAAATTTCATCTATTAAATAAAAAAAAATAAAAATATTAAAAAATAAATTTATTATACCACATAAAATATAAATACATATAATTAATTGTGATTTATTTTTTTTTATATTATGACTTATAAGTAAACAAATAAAAAATAAAAAACTACTAAAAGGTAATAAAAAAATATATATTCTTGATATGAATATCAAATTTTTTTTAAAAAAAAAAGCATTAAAAATAATATGCATAAAACTAAAAAAAAAAGTAAAAAAATTATACCCTATGATTTTTTTTATCATTAATTCATAAAGATTATATATTCTAATATATTATATGATACATACATGCAAAAAAACATTATTGATGAACTCTCATGGAGAGGATTAATAAAAAATAAAGTTCCAGGAATAGAAAATCAATTACAAAATCCTACTACAATATATGTAGGATTTGATCCAACATCTGATTCTCTTCATTTAGGAAGTTTAGTTCCTATTATTATTCTTATTCATTTTCAAAAAATGGGACATAAATCTTTAATATTAATTGGTGAAGGAACAGGTTTTATAGGTGATCCTTCTGGAAAAAAAAATAGAAGAATTTTTCTTACTCAAGAAATGTTAAAAAAAAATACAGAATCTATAAAAAATCAAATTTTAATACTTTTAAAAAGTCATTCACAAAAAATAGAATTATTAAATAATATAGATTGGATTAAAAATATTTCTTTCTTAGAATTTATTCGTAAAATTGGTAAATATTTTACTGTTAATTATATGATTTCTAAAGAAACTGTA
The sequence above is a segment of the Blattabacterium cuenoti genome. Coding sequences within it:
- a CDS encoding 2-isopropylmalate synthase; this translates as MENKKIQIFDTTLRDGEQVPGCKLNTKEKIIISKKLEDLGVDIIEAGFPTSSPGDYKSVQEICKSVSKTTIVCALSRAVEKDIEIAAQALQYANRPRIHTGIGTSNYHILYKFNSTPHKIIERAIHAVKYAKKFVEDVEFYAEDAGRTENEFLAKICENVIKYGATVINIPDTTGYCLPKEYGEKIRFLKENVKGIHKIILSTHCHNDLGLATANSLSGIINGAQQVECTINGIGERAGNTSLEEIVMIIKQNSHLNLFTKINTKLISSTSYLVSKCTGMNVQANKAIVGINAFSHSSGIHQDGVLKKRETYESINPEDVGINKSSIILTARSGRSALSYRYKKLGYFLNKNSLDLVYSIFLEYADRKKEITDIELKIILKKANINNNFLHKTNNNTTNNRRINVV